The Temnothorax longispinosus isolate EJ_2023e chromosome 12, Tlon_JGU_v1, whole genome shotgun sequence genome includes a window with the following:
- the LOC139822830 gene encoding E3 ubiquitin-protein ligase Topors yields MEGPLEIKNSNAGMEEPIKSEAPVQNSDNSERNDSAVSPPPNCSICLGKLINTSFTDSCLHQFCFTCLLQWSKIKTECPLCKQTFKSIIHNVRSEEDYDQYHVPHELVSQIPQPQVTATLDVNFDVDWDVAPLTPRRFVYRTTMTGNRRHGVLLNPEQVTRREQLPSIALQVPREERRRRRANPTDYRRTIYRHGIWATSLPDIFGRFRECSPEYYRRQPQELDRLIPWLNRELQVLLDNEPTHVAYVLSIIMDALTQYDIRSPEFRNIVRPFFTIHTDHFAHELLNFAQTNFDLVGYDQSVTYLPRGLSNEYGTRIESPTSSVGSSSSSSSSSSSSSSNISNSNLISDNSDVRILAEAIDLRVNAEMPNTLSHPISMPGPSAVGQMFRRVETSNNIPELLIISSSSSESDGECEIIGYVKPRHERTPEIIELLSSDSENVSVPHTSNGNTQLAVRRHLENVSLPSTSHVTKGSSSSSCSATSSDATSDSDYNPRQNSIRRNRPKKSEKKTVAQKHKRSYVTESRNKLSKKRKIFSSSEFYSSSSESSLKKCNEKRVRKARYKVQAKGTGRIKLIKRQESYSDEDSSSSDSSSTETDSKTKTKKCYREYKSKRDCQSSANNHTAKSGKTTRSKEKKTLNLEKLKSKSKDSKCSENGQSRSRSNSISSNTSERNKRPSCRHRESRNTNEFGSQDDSASINKDISRSEYKSKSKKKMCYSSDSEDDRLRSSSQCSNYSNKSYSLWRKSKRKEKHKDKARHRFSGRIFNLSQSNASTILTISSKNDVYPTKHSDCKEKHKSRKESKYRKFENEKKSRPKKKRRRLQSSSTSG; encoded by the exons ATGGAAGGCccattagaaataaaaaactccAATGCAGGCATGGAGGAGCCTATAAAATCCGAAGCTCCCGTACAAAATTCTGATAATAGCGAACGAAACGACAGTGCAGTCTCTCCACCTCCAAATTGTAGCATTTGCCTGGGAAAGCTAATTAATACATCCTTCACGGATAGTTGTCTGCATCAGTTTTGTTTTACTTGCTTACTTCAATGGTCCAAAATTAAAACGGAATGTCCTTTGTGCAAACAAACATTCAAATCGATTATACACAATGTGAGATCGGAAGAAGATTACGATCAGTATCATGTACCGCACGAATTGGTATCGCAAATTCCTCAGCCACAAGTGACTGCTACTTTGGATGTCAACTTTGATGTCGATTGGGATGTTGCCCCTCTTACCCCTCGTCGATTTGTTTACAG AACAACGATGACTGGCAATCGTCGACATGGAGTGTTGTTAAATCCAGAGCAAGTTACAAGACGCGAGCAATTGCCCAGTATAGCACTTCAAGTGCCAAGGGAAGAACGTAGACGTAGACGTGCTAATCCTACAGATTATCGTCGTACTATTTATAGGCATGGTATATGGGCTACTTCATTACCTGACATATTTGGACGTTTCCGCGAATGTAGCCCTGAATATTAtag AAGACAACCACAAGAATTAGATCGCCTTATACCATGGCTAAATAGAGAGTTGCAAGTTTTACTTGATAATGAACCAACCCATGTTGCATATGTGTTGAGCATAATAATGGATGCCTTAACTCAATACGATATTAGAAGTCCAGAATTTCGGAATATTGTGCGGCCCTTTTTCACTATACATACAGATCATTTTGCACACGAACTGTTAAATTTTGCCCAAACTAACTTTGATTTGGTTGGATATGATCAGTCTGTTACTTATTTGCCACGTG GTTTATCAAATGAATATGGGACTCGTATTGAATCACCCACTAGTAGTGTTGGCAGTagcagcagtagcagtagcagcagcagcagcagcagcagtaaCATCAGTAACAGCAATCTTATCTCTGACAACTCTGATGTTCGAATACTCGCTGAAGCGATCGATTTGAGAGTAAACGCTGAGATGCCGAATACGTTATCACATCCAATTAGCATGCCAG gtCCTAGTGCAGTAGGACAGATGTTTCGCAGAGTAGAAACATCTAATAATATACCAGAGCTCTTAATCATTTCATCGAGTTCCTCCGAATCAGATGGAGAATGTGAAATAATTGGCTATGTAAAACCACGCCATGAAAGAACACCAGAAATCATAGAGTTACTTTCTTCTGATTCTGAAAATGTGTCTGTTCCTCATACTTCGAATGGAAATACGCA ATTGGCCGTAAGAAGACATTTGGAAAATGTGTCACTACCAAGCACGTCTCATGTCACAAAAGGATCGTCTTCGTCGTCTTGTTCGGCAACAAGTAGCGATGCTACTTCTGACAGTGATTACAATCCAAGACAAAATAGTATTAGGCGAAACCGTCCGAAGAAATCAGAGAAAAAGACAGTTGCacaaaaacataaaagatCGTATGTAACAGAAAGCCGGAATAAACTATctaagaaaaggaaaatattcAGTTCTAGTGAGTTCTATTCCAGCTCGTCTGAAAGTTCACTAAAGAAATGTAACGAAAAACGAGTAAGAAAGGCACGATATAAGGTACAGGCTAAAGGTACAGGACGAATAAAACTGATTAAAAGACAAGAGAGTTATTCAGATGAGGATTCATCTAGTAGTGACAGTAGTAGCACGGAGACCGATAGCAAGACGAAAACCAAGAAGTGTTATAGAGAATATAAATCGAAAAGGGATTGTCAGTCTAGTGCAAATAATCATACAGCGAAAAGTGGGAAAACAACGAGAAGCAAAGAGAAGAAAACTTTGAATCTGGAAAAGTTGAAGTCTAAGAGCAAAGATTCCAAGTGTAGCGAAAATGGACAATCTAGATCTAGAAGTAACAGTATATCTTCTAATACTTCTGAACGAAATAAAAGGCCGAGCTGTAGACACCGGGAATCTCGAAATACAAATGAGTTTGGAAGTCAAGACGACAGTGCCtcgataaataaagatatctcAAGAAGtgaatataaatctaaatcaaaaaagaaaatgtgttATTCTTCGGACTCGGAGGATGATCGTTTAAGGTCTAGTAGTCAGTGTagtaattattctaataaatcCTATTCGCTTTGGAGAAAATCAAAACGTAAAGAAAAGCATAAAGATAAGGCGCGTCATAGATTCAGTggtagaatatttaatttatcgcaATCCAATGCAAGTACAATTTTAACGATATCATCAAAAAATGACGTGTATCCAACGAAACATTCCGATTGTAAAGAAAAACACAAATCACGCAAAGAATCGAAGTATAGAAAGttcgaaaatgaaaaaaagtcgagaccaaagaaaaaaaggcgACGTCTTCAATCTTCTTCTACTTCGggataa
- the LOC139822832 gene encoding probable dimethyladenosine transferase: MPKVRTQITSRVHTEVARQGILFNKDKGQHILKNPLIIQSMVEKAALRPTDVVLEIGPGTGNMTVKMLEKAKKVIACEIDPRMVAELQKRVQGERTAHQSKLQIVLGDVLKSELPFFDLCVANIPYQISSPLVFKLLSHKPLFRCAILMFQREFAERLVAKPGDKLYCRLSINTQLLARVDMLMKVGKNNFRPPPKVESNVVRIEPRNPPPPINYQEWDSLTRIGFMRKNKTLSAAFKQTTVVTMLEKNYKIHCSLNNKIISENFDIKQLINHVLEKADAKNKRARTMDIDDFISLLHAFNAEGVHFT; encoded by the exons ATGCCGAAAGTTCGCACGCAAATTACTTCTCGCGTCCATACAGAAGTAGCGAGACAAG gaattttattcaataaggATAAGGGTCAGCATATACTGAAAAATCctttaattattcaaagtaTGGTTGAAAAAGCTGCGCTCAGGCCGACCGATGTCGTACTGGAGATCGGTCCTGGTACCGGCAATATGACTGTAAAAATGCTTGAGAAAGCAAAGAAAGTAATAGCGTGCGAAATTGATCCAAGAATGGTAGCAGAATTACAAAAGCGTGTTCAAGGAGAGAGAACTGCACATCAATCGAAATTACAAATAGTACTTGGAGATGTATTAAAATCAGAGCTACCTTTTTTCGATTTGTGCGTCGCTAATATCCCATATCAGATATCATCACCattagtatttaaattactttcgCATAAACCACTTTTcag atgtGCTATACTTATGTTTCAAAGAGAATTTGCAGAACGCTTGGTAGCTAAACCTGGTGACAAATTGTATTGTCGCTTAAGCATTAACACGCAATTATTGGCACGAGTAGATATGTTGATGAAGGTTGGGAAGAATAACTTTAGACCTCCACCTAAGGTAGAATCAAACGTAGTGAGAATCGAGCCGAGGAATCCACCACCTCCGATCAATTACCAAGAATGGGATAGTCTGACACGAATCGGTTtcatgagaaaaaataaaacgctaTCTGCAGCTTTCAAGCAAACCACAGTTGTCACTATgttagagaaaaattataaaattcattgtAGTTTGAACAACAAG attatatcagaaaattttgatatcaaGCAATTGATAAATCATGTACTAGAAAAAGCTGATGCAAAGAATAAACGAGCTAGGACTATGGACATAGATGATTTTATCAG CCTTTTACATGCATTTAATGCGGAAGGTGtgcattttacataa